The genomic stretch TAAAGACACCTGAATAGCCCAAACGATTTGAATTGTTGAACAGCTACAACATTTTGACCCGGTTCAACCTAAGCACAAGTATTGTCTCAGTAGCTAAATCACACATGCGCCGAGTAAGAGTGCTCAACCAGTGATTTGATGCGCGGAGGACTGTAGACAAAATGAACACTCACCCTCGCTCGTGTAGATGGGAAAACACAAGGAACAATGAATTTCAGCAAAAAATTTACACCTAAGGGAGGCTGTGCTAATGTGAAATcaattgtgtcattttgccTCTGAAAAGGTccccagaaaaaaaattgtacgtCAATTAAACTGTACATATTAATGTAAAAGCTGAGATTCATCTGCTGAATAAAGTAAATCAAATTTTGGTGGCCTGCACAAAGATAAATGAATATGTTGCCTGTATCAACTAAGCAAACAAAACTAGGCCCAcctaaaaaaagttaaaaaaaaaaggaactccAGAAAATATCTTACCTTCAATTGAATGGAGTTCATTGTCACTAAGGTCCAGCATTTGAACCCATAATAGTTTATCAAATGCTCCCATTCGAGATATTGACTGATTATTCAGACGTAGACATATGGGTCCATGAGTACTGGACGAAGTGATGCCTCCATAATAAAAGCAGTGCTTCAACAGCGTCCCCCCGCTGGAAAGCAGCTGCAGCATCATTCAAAGAATCATAAAAATGTTAATCTCTTAGCTCGTTTCATTCTCATTCACAGTGGCACGGAGCAACGGGTGATCCTTGTTTACGTTCAAACAACAGCCTCATTGACATGTGCACACCACCCAAATGctattgcaaaatttttatcatgtgaaaaaaatgaaatttattgcCTAATGAAGTGCAAACAgtggtttgacaaaaaaaaaagtgcaaacaGTGGTGGACCTTCACAATATCTTGTGAATAAGATATGTCCTGGGGAAACACCAATTCACATGCTAGAAACATGTTAAACCCACCTTGGTGACACTTGAAAAAGCATGAGAATGCAAACAGTTGACAGGGAAAACTTTATGTCCTAGGCTATAATAAATAGCAACGAAGTCCAGCCTCTTGCCTTTTGACTTCAGCAATGAAGTATCACATAAGCAATGAGGCAATGACAGACACAAAAGTAGGCCATCCTTTTAAAACCAGAGTCATTTCAGAGATCCAAATGCATGTGCAGCCCCCAATCACTGAGCAAGAAAAGACATGCTTTTCCTGGAAGATCTATTTCAAGAACAAGTAAGTTACCTGCTGCAACAAAACTAAGCTTCTCTCATCCTTATAGTATTGAGAGTGAGATGGGTCCAATTTCATCAGCTCACTGTATAACCCAAGAACTTCTTCAGCATGAACAGTTTTCGTAGCATATGGAGATGACATAACATCATGAGCCATCAACAGTCTTGCCAGTGTGATTTTACCAATTTTGCTGAAAAATTGAACGAGCACAATAGACAGATTATTAGTTAATCAGAGTGGCTTTCCGATTGGAGGCACAATTTTCCAGCTTTGGGATCAGGCTTACCTATCTGAGATGGCCAACAAGTTTCTAATTTGACTAATCTCTTCAGCAATAGTTCCAATCTGCCAATCTGAAGTTGTTGGCTCGTACTTATTCCCCACTGATATTCCATCATAACAAAGACACGGTATGGGCATTTCGCAAGCATAAAACTTGTCCTCCTCCCACACCAGTTTCTCATCTTTAGAAGATTGGGTTTCCAAGGGCTTTACACTTACTCTAAATGATAAATCAAAAGGCACACTAAGCTGTAGACCATTTGAAGACATGATGCCCTTATGATGTCCAAGCTTAACCTCAACAGTATGGGGTGCTGAAGAATGATGATCTACACCAGACAAATCAAGATATCCAACCCAAACTTTAGAAGCCCAAGAATTCTGCGGCGAAAATGGCTTCCATGTAACATCTTCATTCTGAACAAATGTACATTGAATGGCAACTGTTGACGAGTTTACACCTTCAACAGTCTGATTGAAATACAGGACAACAGGAAATCTTTCCAAAGCAACAGTAACCTTAGAGAATGAAGACAAAGGATGATCACCAAGGGACACGTTTCCTGACACAACGAGTTCAGATCCAGGAACAGGCCAAGAAGATACAAGCAAAGGAGCTTTGGCTTTGGATGTTTGATCAAGAAGCCAATGATGGTAAAACCAACCACTTTGATCGTCAGGGTCAGTATATAAAGCATTGAGTACAAACTCATACTCCTTGCTTATGGTATCTTGAGAATATGACTCCTGTTCCTTTTTCTTCAGTATCTCTGACAATAGCATACTGCAAAAATTTCTTGCCGGGTGAGAGATGAGGTCACGAGTTTGGAAGCAATTAAGATCAACTTACAATTGTTTTTCTCCTTCTAATTTGCATAGAAGGCAGAGAAACTTTCACATGGTAGATGCACAACAAGAAGAACAAACCGAGGGGTTAATTTTGAGGATCACATGTCTAAACTCAAAAAATAACCACCACCCTAATAACTCGACATTCTTATAAATCTAACTCATATGAAGTGCAAGGGAGTGACACAGTCCCTATCACTAAAGAGACAAATCCCTTGGAATTGGAGAAATAGTCAGCTAAAACAGGTGATGCCACCATTCGTTATATTATACTTTAAGTAAAAGTCCATACTATGTCTATAAATGACCTTCCTAGCAGTGTAATTGACAACAATCAACATAAGCAGTGTGGGGACCTTACAAGCATACCTACGATTATGCCAAGCAGAGTAATTACTGAAATTGTTTCCTATCAAATCTTCAGTATACTGCAGCTCATCCTCCACGGATCTGCCCAGCAGTGCTGCCACAAATCTGgcaataaatttttatagaaGAGAAAATCAGAGTGATGCACTTTCATGATTTACATATCCTGCAGAATGAAATTTGCCACCTCCTGTAATTCCATGCGTGGAAATTTCGAGGATCAGCCTTCTGAAACCGATCCAAAAGCCGCAATTCATGATCTAAAGATGAATGACCTTTGCTCAACACCCATTTTCGATGATGCCATGCTCCATAAGATTTAAAGTTCTGTCTCAGTGCATTCTCGACCTACAAAAATAATTCATACACATCCAAGTCACACACCGTTGAGAAATACCTGCAACTATAGCTTAATCTGAGGAAAGCTAAAAAGGCTAGGAATACTCCTAGAGCTAGCAAGAGAAGACAATCTCATTGAAGATTGAGTAAGAGACAAATTCTGCAATCCTGACTTCCAATAGCAGCAAAACTTACAACCACAAACGACCCCAAATTGCACATGAGAGGAGGAGAACTGGAAAGCTACGAATAGCTAAAGCATTACGCTGCGAATTAATCTCAACATGGTATCAACAGAAGTCTCGAAGcagcaaagaaaaaatcagacGTGGAACAAGCAGCAGGACCACTTCGGATCCTCTCGAAACATCCTAAAAAGCTTAGAACAACAGAGAACGCACCACTTTGAGTTCTTCGTCGAAGATGGATTTCACAGATTCCGGAGAGGATTCGGACTCCTTGACGTTGTGCTCAACCGCGAGCTTCCTGTAATTCCAAGCGGTGTAGTACTCGGGATTGATCTCCAGGAGCTTGGCGCTAGTGTCGAGGGCCTCCTTCGTGTATCTAAGAGCAACAACGCATCAAAATCAATTCACGAAACCTGATCGAAAGAGATCGTTCAGTTCGTGCGACAGTTTCGATCTCGCAGCTGAGGGCAGAAcagaagtgaaatgaaaattacagagagagagagagagagagagtacatgcGGTCGTGGTGATAAGAGAGAAACTGGGATTGAAGAGCTCTTAGCTTCTGAGCTTTGGCGGCTGATGCCGCCGCATCTTCCGGCTTCGGCGCCGTCCGCGGCCGGCCGTGCATCCTTTCCGGCGAACGGAGAGACGACGGGGGAAATCTGAACCAAGAGAGGCTTAAGGATTAAGGAAGCTGCTGGACATGAACGTGAGTCATCTGATTGGACAAAAGTGAGGTAGACTCGGAGAACGGGAGAAAGTTCGGTCCTCCTCCTCTATCGTGAAAATTGGGGACGATTAGgacaaaagtcctaaaatttgttgcattttgcttatttaaaaaaaaatattatctttgaaataagaaaatgaTCTTTACCCATAAAATTTTGACATGGCAACATTTAAATtcatcttattcttttttttttttttgttcttctatgATTTTGGTTAAGCTATTTGTGAAATTCATCTCGAAATGATAGAGATTTTTATTGATGTGATTATATGAACAATCATGATATTGGTACGGAGTTTTCAATATTATAAGATGTTTAAAGTTTGTACATTGGAGCAATTTGTCGGAAACAATGCAGAATCTTTCTCCTCGACCGTTCCCAAGAAAAATATAGCGAGACAATGGTTTTGATGGATGTCCGATCCGCGAATTGCGCGAGCGAGCCTAACGAGCCGCCAAACCAGGCCTAACCATCTAGGCAAATGGTAGAAGGTTTCAGGAAAGCTGCATCTGAACTTCGCCCCCAAAAGAAGTGTCACTGTTCCTATACCAGTACAGGTATTTGCTCGGATGTACACATATCCGAACAGATGATCACGGCGGACCGGACTTAATCAACCTTCCCATCTTTCTTTATGTCTGCAAAGATGCACCTCTGCTTCCAACTCCGTTTGCAGAAATATACGTAACTTTATGTCTGCAAGTGCAATTTCCGAGGAGGTCCACAAATCGATCCGATCAGATCACGGTCttgatgaagagaagattgaACTGGTGCATGACATTGACAGGGTTCCTTGCCCCGCAGAGGCATATCTCCACAGTTCATCCCCTGAAGTTTCACCTTGTCTGGTTCATAGCACATCCATCAAGCAAAGGGAAATACACTTTTCATATAAGCCCTACCCCATGAAGGGACGCAAGCTAAGTTGATTCTGCGTATGCCTAAACAGAACCATTCTGCAGAAAGTAAATTCTCTGCATGATTCATGATCCAGAACATGAGCTTGAAACCAACAGAAGGTACTCACATAAGTTCCACTCTCTGACCTATAAAAATGATCAATCGAAAGATATCTAATCATCTGTCGGTACCTAAAAGAATCCTTTAGTAAAGCTCCTAACTACGTAACGAAAGTGCAGCACCGAAAGTGTTAGAAGACAGGCACCGTGCTTGTGCACCGTCCCGAGGTTACAAAGAAAAATGCTGCGAGAAATTATCCAAGATAATCGGGCGAGCCTTGAAACTTCCCAGGACCTTTCCCGACGCCTTTAGAAACATTCTTCAAGACAAATATGGGAAATGTACACAAGGACGTTCTAGAGTAATCATTAGGGCTAAAAGGAAAGTATACCTGTATTTTATAGGTTTCTTATCAATGTCCATTGTTAGATTGGGTTGATTATCGATTGTTGCAATCAGAGGACATTCCCTCTTTTTCGTAAATACAAAAAGCTAGGTATGAAAGCAAATTCAATCACAAGAAAGCTTCATCTAATCACGTAACAAAAGACTTCAACTAGAAGTTAGGATAGGTAGCGGGAGAAAACACAGAAATGAACAAGTTGCGAGACTAGATTGCTCGCAACAACAGGTGAATGCTCTACCAAGATGCTTATGGTAGGCTTCTAAGAAGTTATAGCAGCAATAGTTCCCAAGTTACCTAAACTGCAGCTAGGTTTGACTAAACACCGAGGCTGTCCACATGAGGCTCTAGCTACGGCACGTACATAATGCTCGAGCGTTCTCAGCTGCGACTTTAGCTGAGAACAAGTTCTGCCTTCTGCTTTTCCAACTGTCTGATCACAGTGCTTAGTTTGACAACTCTTTCCTTTAAACCGAATGAAGTTCCAACTACCTTCAGCTGTGACTTTAGCTGAGGAcaagttctctcttttttttttttttttttccgtcccTTCCTTCAGCCTCTAGCAGTGGGCTCAGCCTGTAATGAAGCTCGCCCCCATTGGCTACtagcgaggtcggcctcaccaTGGTTGGTCGACACCCTAGCTGGCAACAGTGGGCAAACGAAACAATAAAAGgaggaaggaaaggaaaaaaaatagaaaaaaataaaaaaaattaataagaaagtattaaaaaattatccacgtcggtcttgaccgtgccacgtagggcGGCTGGctttcacgttagcgatttatAGCTATAatttgccggatggactgaattgacacaaatacaaaaggttaaAGACGTTAATATACTTTAAAACTCGAGGCTCTCCAACTATCATGGGGAAACCTCCTTAGATACAAGTACAATTCAAATGTTGTAATGGCATATATCGTTACTCTTACTATACTACTTTAGTTTGAAGGGCAACAACATATGAGAGGCAAGCCTTGGGAAGttcaagggaaaattgtccaaaaagccataaatctattactaaatcagtcctaaacattttcacgttttaccaGTTGAGTCCATGCAgccaaattgattgaaaatcaccgacgtggacaccaTCTGTCCTATATGGCACGGCCGATGTTAACGTAGATAACTTTTAAGgatattctaattttttgggatttttttctttcttttctttttttttactttgatttttttgtgtataTATAGTCGGCAACTTCGCCGGCCGATCATTACCGGCCACCAGCCATCCGCATCTGGCGACCCGAGCTCGATGCCTGCGAAAAAGGTCGAGCCCTCCGCTAGGGCTTAAGGTGAACTTGCAGTGGAGCTCACGGGTCGTCCAGCTTGGTCAAGATCTCGAAGACGCCCCCCACCATTTTCCAGGCAAGCATGGATGGCCGAGTAATAAGAAGATTGGTTCGCTTTTTTGCTTTTACATTCAGTGAAGATGGAGggcgaaggaagaagaagatgaataccACTACGGAAAAGAAtggaaataaacaaaaaaaaaacggaaaagaaagaaaatagagaaataaataaaataaataaatattcataaaaatattatagTACTGCGTTAGCAGCGGCCGTGTCACGTGGGACAGCCGGTGTCCACGTCTTGACACCCAAGACAACAAGGGGCCATGCTCATATTTCTGGCTACAAAAGCACCTAACACATAAGACCGAAGAAGGGCCATACCAGCTTCTGCTTGAGAAAATAAAGCCTCATACGTAAAAATAGAGCCAATGCAAAGTGATGCCATTCAAAtctgaagaaaaagaagcaggGGATTGAGTGCGAAAAAGTGTTCTTGCTCGTTTATTTCTTTATCTTAGTCTTCCATGAAGCACtccgagaaagagaaattgatcaGATGAGCGAAATTGACAAGATGTGAAAAgatttggaattgaattgacaaaattgcaatagatttaggaattttttctatttcaccAAGCTATTGCCACTCTTCTTTGATTTTGCTCTCTGTTCGAGCTTTTGGAATTCTTGCATGCGTCGTAGAGTGTGTCGTCCTCGAACCGCTCTGGCTTGAATTGGTCCACGCCGTCCCCCATAGAGGAGGGGTCGTGGTTCTCGACACCGTGTCAATCCACAATTTCGTTCCCTTAGAGATCACCACGGCGTATACTTTGACATCCTCTAGCGCCTGTCTTTGCACCTTCGGTGCCGGACCATAAGGTCTCAGAACTTCGTTCATCAATCTATCCCAATATCTGCAATAAATCACAAGTCACAATAACATTACTAGCCGAAAAGACAGCATTTACGTAAAGGGTTTGCATAAACTTCACTCGATATTCTTACGAGTACGAagactttcattttcttaattcgCTCAATGGATGCCCGACATCTTATTAGCCGACTGTTCAATCTCGACTTGTCCACGAAAGCTGGCAATAGTTTCAGTTTTACACGTAGTTTGACAATGATTAAGCTCAGGTATCTCAAAGCTTCTGGGCATGGATTCGtagaatatgcaaaataatTGCCGGTATATATGTCCTGTACTAGAGTTGTTTCAAGACAGTCTCCTCTCCATAATGCGTCTTGAACTAGAAATGAGAAAGGATAAGAAACGCAAATGTCCATTTCGTCAAGCCACTGCCTGAGCCGTAGGAAGCCGGTCAAATCCAAGAACGGCCATTCGGAAAAACTTGAGGGTGTGTAATTTACTTGAGTCTAGCGTTTTCAGCTCATCTGATGGGGCACTTCCCATGTCATGGCGCTCTTCCTTCACCTCCAAGGTTTCATGGCCCCAAGTTCGTTCCCGAGTATCCCACCGCAAATGTCTACAAAAGATTAGTTTGTCCTGAATTGGATGAACTAACTCCTGCCATTCGTGCAATGTTTCATTATTTCTTGTAGCATGAGCTGTGCTTTGTTAATTATGACGTGTGAGTTCGTACATTGTGCTGCGTAACAAAGCTCACAGCGTTAAAGAAAGATATGGTTCACCGGTTGATTCATACGTCCAAGTCATTAGCCAGCGGCCATTAAAGTTAGGTTTTGCGCAATGGGCCACAGGCACtgaattataaattttatgGTGGTGAAGGCAAGACAAATTAGATGATGAGTCCCTTTCTTTAGATGAAGAGGAAAGACGAGACGAGACGAGTCTTTGATCTCACTTGTCCATTTGGGAGAGGTACATCAATGAGAGAGTTTTGGGGCGTTGCGGGAAGATGGAAATAAAAAGCAAAGGATGAGCATTGATGCAATTATCAAAGAGAGGGAAGCGGCATGTGCTTAGCTACCTTAGCTGCCAACTACCCTCAATTAATGGAGGTCATCATCTTACGAGGGACGAGAAGCGGCCACGCCCTGGAAGCCAACGAAGTTGAGAGATGTGACGTTCGTATCATAAAGGATGAAATCCTAATTGGAAAGAATATCCTGGCACGTTTGTTAGAGATTCATACAAAATCCTAAACTCTTTGCAGTTGAGAAGTGCGACGTTCCTATCGTAAAGGACGAAACCCTTAATGAATAGAGTACACATGTTTGTTAAAAATTCATACAAAACCCTAAAACaatctctcgatctcgatctcgatcagATGCATGCAATAGGAAGTGGCCGCCAAGACATTGGATGTCCACATCTGAAGAGCTGCCAAGTTAAGAAGCTAGAGACATCCGTCTCAATTTACTgcaaacaaataaaagttggaaaaGTAGTTGAGAATTCGGATGGTTAGCATTAATAGAAATTTTCGTCCGGAAAAAACTTAGATTTGCATCATCCTGATTACGACCCTGTCTTTCTTTTTAGGGTAAAGCGGATCATGATCATGTCAGAAGCTGTCGGAGCAAGCAATTAATTTCACCATGATCCGTTTGCTGGCGTTCGTTATTGAAAAAGTTTCGACGTTCACTAAAGAGAAAAAGTTTTACTTCATGAACTTCAACTTCACTGTTCTTATAAATTGCCCTTCTTATGTTTCAAAACTACAAACCTCATCGTCAACTTCACTTTTGATAATGGAAATCAAGTTGCATCTCGCACCTATATATAATTCACCCTATGACGATTTTATTTCCCAAACTTCAAGACCCACGAAAGCCCTACACCCAAAGACACTCTTTGGGAtaattacccaaaaagaaaaattgtaattttgctGTGCGGATTGCGGATGTCAATtttgttctaaaattttcaatttgacaaatataaTCCTATagattttgacgatttgccaatgtccggccaattttggctaaaatttacTGATATGGTAGTGTAGTCGGCACCAACCATCCTGCGGGACATGGCCGGCATTGACGTGAACGGATTTtgcaattcttttaaaattttttgaattgtttctctcttcttcttttcttcctttttttctcttcttttctattcttttttcttttcaccctATTCCTTTCATTGATCCCGAGCCTCGGTGATGGCTAGCGAGGTCATCGGCCACAAGCGAGTGTTGCCCTTCCTGGATCAGGTGAGCATCGGCCTCGCTAGATTTGGCAAAGGTATCCCAACCGATGATTG from Rhodamnia argentea isolate NSW1041297 chromosome 2, ASM2092103v1, whole genome shotgun sequence encodes the following:
- the LOC115749816 gene encoding geranylgeranyl transferase type-2 subunit alpha 1 isoform X2, whose translation is MHGRPRTAPKPEDAAASAAKAQKLRALQSQFLSYHHDRIYTKEALDTSAKLLEINPEYYTAWNYRKLAVEHNVKESESSPESVKSIFDEELKVVENALRQNFKSYGAWHHRKWVLSKGHSSLDHELRLLDRFQKADPRNFHAWNYRRFVAALLGRSVEDELQYTEDLIGNNFSNYSAWHNRSMLLSEILKKKEQESYSQDTISKEYEFVLNALYTDPDDQSGWFYHHWLLDQTSKAKAPLLVSSWPVPGSELVVSGNVSLGDHPLSSFSKVTVALERFPVVLYFNQTVEGVNSSTVAIQCTFVQNEDVTWKPFSPQNSWASKVWVGYLDLSGVDHHSSAPHTVEVKLGHHKGIMSSNGLQLSVPFDLSFRVSVKPLETQSSKDEKLVWEEDKFYACEMPIPCLCYDGISVGNKYEPTTSDWQIGTIAEEISQIRNLLAISDSKIGKITLARLLMAHDVMSSPYATKTVHAEEVLGLYSELMKLDPSHSQYYKDERSLVLLQQLLSSGGTLLKHCFYYGGITSSSTHGPICLRLNNQSISRMGAFDKLLWVQMLDLSDNELHSIEVLRASNHWLSTLTRRMCDLATETILVLRLNRVKML
- the LOC115749816 gene encoding geranylgeranyl transferase type-2 subunit alpha 1 isoform X3 gives rise to the protein MASSKMGVEQRFVAALLGRSVEDELQYTEDLIGNNFSNYSAWHNRSMLLSEILKKKEQESYSQDTISKEYEFVLNALYTDPDDQSGWFYHHWLLDQTSKAKAPLLVSSWPVPGSELVVSGNVSLGDHPLSSFSKVTVALERFPVVLYFNQTVEGVNSSTVAIQCTFVQNEDVTWKPFSPQNSWASKVWVGYLDLSGVDHHSSAPHTVEVKLGHHKGIMSSNGLQLSVPFDLSFRVSVKPLETQSSKDEKLVWEEDKFYACEMPIPCLCYDGISVGNKYEPTTSDWQIGTIAEEISQIRNLLAISDSKIGKITLARLLMAHDVMSSPYATKTVHAEEVLGLYSELMKLDPSHSQYYKDERSLVLLQQLLSSGGTLLKHCFYYGGITSSSTHGPICLRLNNQSISRMGAFDKLLWVQMLDLSDNELHSIEGLEAMQLLHCLNLGRNKLRSFTALDPLRCLKSLKVLNISHNEIGLHSIDTTRYLCSASPLSHNGEVIWHGDDFTPEDADVTNYWEASMVFKSLELTQLDIVGNAVANEKFQSFLLKILPKLQFLDGQNLHRI
- the LOC115749816 gene encoding geranylgeranyl transferase type-2 subunit alpha 1 isoform X1, which gives rise to MHGRPRTAPKPEDAAASAAKAQKLRALQSQFLSYHHDRIYTKEALDTSAKLLEINPEYYTAWNYRKLAVEHNVKESESSPESVKSIFDEELKVVENALRQNFKSYGAWHHRKWVLSKGHSSLDHELRLLDRFQKADPRNFHAWNYRRFVAALLGRSVEDELQYTEDLIGNNFSNYSAWHNRSMLLSEILKKKEQESYSQDTISKEYEFVLNALYTDPDDQSGWFYHHWLLDQTSKAKAPLLVSSWPVPGSELVVSGNVSLGDHPLSSFSKVTVALERFPVVLYFNQTVEGVNSSTVAIQCTFVQNEDVTWKPFSPQNSWASKVWVGYLDLSGVDHHSSAPHTVEVKLGHHKGIMSSNGLQLSVPFDLSFRVSVKPLETQSSKDEKLVWEEDKFYACEMPIPCLCYDGISVGNKYEPTTSDWQIGTIAEEISQIRNLLAISDSKIGKITLARLLMAHDVMSSPYATKTVHAEEVLGLYSELMKLDPSHSQYYKDERSLVLLQQLLSSGGTLLKHCFYYGGITSSSTHGPICLRLNNQSISRMGAFDKLLWVQMLDLSDNELHSIEGLEAMQLLHCLNLGRNKLRSFTALDPLRCLKSLKVLNISHNEIGLHSIDTTRYLCSASPLSHNGEVIWHGDDFTPEDADVTNYWEASMVFKSLELTQLDIVGNAVANEKFQSFLLKILPKLQFLDGQNLHRI